GCTCGCCCTGCAGGTTGCCGCTTCTGAAAGCCGGGTCGGCCAGGTCCTGACCACCGGTGCGATGGGTGCGAAATTCACTGTCAACGAAGGCACCGTCGCCTGCTGGACGTTTCCGGAAACCCGGGCGGATCTGCAGAAGGCGGTTGGGTTCCTGATCAACGACAAATCGCTGATCGACGACGCCTATCTGGACGCGCGGGTGAAAGTCTTGCACGAGGATCCCAGCTACAAGGACTACTTTTCGCGCATGTTTGCCGGCGACCGGCAGCGTTATGCGGATCTCGCCATCATCGATCCACCGGTGCTGGCCCGTATCAAGTGTCCGGTGACGATGCTGCACGGGAGAGTGGATGAGCCGTTCCCGCCAGCGACCACTCTCAAACTCGCCGACCATATACCGCAAGCGGACGTCGTCCTGCTCGCAAATTGCTCTCACTCAGTGGCGCTTGAGCGAACGGACGCGCTGTTGTCCGCCGCTCAAACGCTGTTCCCACAACCACAATAAAATAACAACACCTCAGAGGGGTTCTACTATGGTTTCCGGAATTTCGAAGTACACACTCGGCTTTGCCCGCATCGCCTGTGCTGTCGTCGTTGGATCACTTTTAGCTTCGCATTCCACATTGGC
The sequence above is drawn from the Sinorhizobium chiapasense genome and encodes:
- a CDS encoding alpha/beta fold hydrolase, with the translated sequence MPHFEDREFSIDGHRVAYIEGGKGYPLLMIHGSGPGASTLGNWSRVLGPLSERYHVHAMDLIGFGKSDRKKSEPFFDLDLWIRQCKAMLAKIPGETVGIIAHSISASLALQVAASESRVGQVLTTGAMGAKFTVNEGTVACWTFPETRADLQKAVGFLINDKSLIDDAYLDARVKVLHEDPSYKDYFSRMFAGDRQRYADLAIIDPPVLARIKCPVTMLHGRVDEPFPPATTLKLADHIPQADVVLLANCSHSVALERTDALLSAAQTLFPQPQ